TGTTTGAAGCGTCGTTGGCCTTATTTGTCAATGTATTGCTATCTTTCAGCTGTGTTGATCCCGTGCTGTTTGGGTTCCCGGCCCCTCATCGTGGGTGGAAAAGAGTCTACCCCACACAGCCGACCCTACCAGGCCGCGACCATGACCAAGAAAATCAAAATACGCTGCGGGGCCTCGTTAATTCACAACAACTGGGTTGTCACTGCCGCACACTGCGCGTAAGTATCCATTCACGTCAAACTTCATAATATTTAGGCATAACACCCCGGTAGTCCACATCATTATCATACCCCACCATCTTGATCATGTTCCCCGTATCCAGTCAACAGTAATGCTTGCTctattcattgtacaaaacatACCAGACTGTTTTGCCTTCCAGCCTCGGCTTGGTTACAATAATTTCAAATTGGAAacaatcaagatggccacacacTAAAGAAGGTCTTTATTCACACAACACAGGACTTGTTCTGCATACTGTTTTCGTCTACGGGTATCCACATTGCAGAGCTTATCATTGTTTCGTCGAACCTCGTTTGAAGGAAAGAAATTAGTCTAGATCTatttaaggaaaaccacgcaatttcgagtaatacttgtgtggatcattatattctactttaaaaatatctttctaatcatatgcattctataacaaacggttacgtttttcaaagaccaactcgacagatccaaggcaacgtgttcttaaAAAGGTGGCACCAGACTGATCAGGTTTAACTTCCATCTCTCAGCATTCGAAGattaccgagaacaatagaTTTTACCCGCTGCTGACTCTGCTGCCATCAAGCGTCCTTAAAGTCCCACATTGAGTCACACCTTGACTACAAttgtttgaatgtatttttcTTTAGCCCTGATGACACCAGTGTTGTCGCACGCGTTGGTCTCGGGTATCACGAGAGAGATCAACACGATGGACCAAACCAGCAGGTTATTACAGGCAAATGGATCCTTCATCCTGATTTCGGTACTGGCGGGCATAATTTGAATAACGACATAGCCCTAATCCAGCTAGACACTCCCGCCGTCTACAACTCCGATGTTCAACCCATCAGCATTAGCTTTAGCCCCCCTAAGGAAGGTCTTGAGATGCTCGTTAGCGGTTGGGGAAGACTAGAAAAAGGTAAGCAGGATTGATCAGAAACAAATGATTAATACCCTCAATTGGTTACGCACATCatataaaggaacattacagaattggtaagaaacaaaaatcgtgaagataaCTGATTTTTGTACAACTtaaacggtctaatgatgatgatgatagttaaaaacattcttgaaatatttctgtctgaaatggcgtatttgatgagaaacaaataatctaacttcgcgattggagtttatcgctcgataagcattttatttgtttatattttgccATCGATGCactgcaaaatttgtaatcggttttcactattctctcgtgacccagatggctgatcgatctcaaacttctgaaggtttgtcagtttgtgtatggtggattacataaattgCTTAAACTGCCAGGAACggttcttgcattattatctcgcaccttcgatgaccaatgagctaaatttttcacaggtttgttatttgatgcatatgttgatatacaccaagtgagaagactggtgtccattgaaaatttgaactccgccactgttatattttggtggTAATCGAcggtttttggtcaaattatgacgtcactttttcaccaaaaagttgtaattcccaaggttttgcaaGTTTTGCATGTCTCCACacgggaaagttgttcaggatacTCAACTTGGTCgctttgcaccgtcaaaacgcgatttccagagttgactattaaaaaaacaagacggccgctcttcccttttccttgcccagggaataaactttttaagtttcgagccaccccgaaaagccgaattagcgtgattactttttGCGgtaaccccacccgagtgtgccagTTGTCTTTAACTATGACAtatgtggttttgtttttacgaTATAGCAAGCGTAATGGAATCTCCTATTGCATTGAATGAGGTTATCGTGTACGCAAATAGTCTTCAAGAGTGTACAAACGCCTTCAAACAACTAACACCTAACATGTTCTGTGCTGGTGTTAGCAGTGGAGGGAAAGGTTCCTGTCAAGTGAGTGATTTCAAAACTTGCAAATAATGTTCCCGATTGGAAGAACTTTGTCTATAGGGCACTTTaggactctaggtggcagcatacttTATCAGGTAAATTCAAATTGTTTACGTTGTTAGGAGCAAGCGCACAGAAATAGAAACAAGGACGGtgcatttacctggtaagtctgctgccacctagcgtcactTAAGAAGTCGCTCATTGAActgcattgatttttttttttttttttttttacttctcatCGTTGATTTCTGGTTGCTATTATTCGTCAACAGGGTGACAGCGGTGGTCCAATTGTCAGTAACTTCGCCAAGTCCTCTCATGTGTCTGAAGTACGCCTTAGAGGTATCGTCAGCTGGGGTATCGGTTGCGCCTTGGCAAAGTATCCCGGCGTATACACAAAGATATCCAACTACTGTACCTGGATAAATGAAAAGACCAACGGAGACgttacatgtgtttaaataaagCCATTCTGGGTGTTAGATTTGATTATTGTCTAGTACAAtcacgtgcttgatcacaagttaccacttaaatttgtaTTCCTCAGACTCAAGATAGTTTCTACGACACGTGAATTCGGGCAAACTTTTCCGTAGTTATGCAAGAAACGGTGATcgaatgtgtatggcacaatgataCCGGGGTTTGCCCATGATCAtaggttgctatgcaaaggccTGCCCCataccatttgacatagcaactaattcaaatgtaagcggtacattgtgactattaagcaagtcattgtaccagaaaTTATTCAAATATATAACTAGCAAACGGCATTTGGGATGAGTCTTTTCGgagtttgattttcttttgtttttacccgCATACTCGATACAGGATATCAGATATGTAACCTTGTCCAAATCCCCGCTCTCTATGGCACAAGAGTCTGACGTCTGACAGAAGGGGACCTTttacttgttttaaaataaataaatatatcaaTATATTGACAAAGGGAGACCGCCATGCCAAcatgggctagatagctcagttagtagagcaccgcacgttaatccggaggtcgttgctTCGACTCTCACTCATGTcaatgttctttgttcaaccccaaaacagAATTTATAACGTGACATTTTTGGCATAATTTAACgactaaagaaaacaaacagttgatTTGTGTCGAAGGATACACACAGTCTTCAAAACGTATAAACGCTCATTTGCCGGGCACAAAATCACGACTCTGCTATCTGGTCTTGAGAGCAGAGAATGGTTGCCTTAGGGGGACCGTTGCCTTAGGGGGACCGTTGCCTTAGGGGGACCGTTGCCTTCGGACGGCTGGGCTCTATGCTGGGATATGAAAGCGTTTGTAATGAGATTAGTATGGCTgcaaagaggttttaaaagaagaataattATAATGATTCAAATATTAATGTATCCTTCTGAGTTGTGTGATTTTTCTCTCATATCGGTTTTTACATTGATTTTAAATAGAGAAAATCAAGATTTGCGAGTGCGAGTGCGACACAAATTTTGACCTAACACagtcgcaacgaataattcgcatcagttgacaACAACAATAACTGGTGTATACGTTTAACATGCTCGTTTAACACATACGTTTAATATACtctgtgacattgttttactcaacaCCTCAGCAAAAGTCAtgttttaaggaaagctttacTATCATCAACTTCCAACTGTGTTTGAGTAAATCTCTGGAAATTGTTGTTGTACTACAAATAGTAttcaaatcctttaaaggtaatggacactattggtaattactcaaaatagttattagcataaaaccttactgggtaacgagtaatgagaaGCTGTTGATATacagtatacaacattgtgagaaactgctccctgtgaagtaacccTCAAGTCCTTTTCcgcgaatttaatttcgagacctcagaattagaatttgaggtctcgaaatcaagcatctgaaagcacacaacttcgtttgacaatgatgtttttctttcattattatctggcaacttcgacgaccgattgagctcaaattttaacaggtttgttatttcaatcTGCatactgttgagatacacgaagtgcgaagactggtctttgttaattacaaatagtgtccagatTATAGAGCggcgcaaggcgcaagatgcggaactcgggcGTAAATGTtaaatcccactggacgccatttcggcaagtaactctttgatacaacagtagatcagtgcagacaatgaccattcctctcaatggaaaacaaaacattcacttgctgaaatggcgcccatgcgtatttcacgttacaacaatagataaagcttcagttccgcatcttgtgccttgcggcgctctataatctttgcttTAAGAAACGCATTGCTTGTGGTCTACAGCGTAAACGTCATTCCAGGTGGTACCGCAGCGTAGCGCCAACAGACTACTAGTTGTCcgaggctctttacgcaagccccccccatcccccaccCCCGCTCTGCTTTTGGACGACGAACTGCATATATACATCACGATACTGCGTACTTGATATACAGaacttgataccgtggggtcgaagtaTGTTTTTACATGGTTTTTCAACCTTGTACAAACGTAGTCGCATCGTACGAGGTTgaaaaccatgcttcgaccccacggtatcaagcACTGTTTTGTACCGTGcagtatagtatctatgcagttcgtgaattcagagcgggccggtgcttgcgtaaagaacCTTGTACAAGGCAAACAGACTAAATGTACACAACACATACATATGGTGGTCAATTTCTTAAAACATCCACTTTAATGTTCAAAATGGTACCGCTGATAAAACATCATTGGTGTATATCTACACTCCATAGAAACTTTATACAGATACAAGTTACGTTTGAAGAGTCGTCAATTCTCGTGATAAAAGAACTAGAAAGCAACAGACTTTcttcaaaaaacaactttcttgATATTTTACAAAGAATTGCACTAAAGTCATGTGTTAAACAGAGACATTGTCAAGAAAACTACCTGAGAAAGCCATTTGATCTGTCAACAGCGACAGAACAACCACTAAGATGTTGTCCAACCCGTCATTCGATTTTCTTGCAAATACAGAGTTggcaaaattatttcagcatttGTATCTAACTGACATACACCCAGCACAAGCAGGTTGGTAATACTTACGTAATGGCACaggtgaaataaaacaaaatctataCAAACGAATTAAGAATAGTTCAACACACGCAGGTATGTCATGTACATTCACAAAAATGCATCCAGGCTTATGGGGCATTCGTTCCTTTGTCCTTAAACTGAACAGTTTTCCGTAGACTCTGACTCAAATTTCTTTCTCCCTTTCCCCCATGGAccgagtccttttattttcccttgttttgttgtcctttgtCTCCAAAAGGTACTTAAAATTACAACACCCTTGAGTTAACAATCGAAAAAATATTGCAAGCAACACTGTGCTAATTGCATCTGCTAATACGTGCATGTACACATGTAGTACATCAGGTCCTTCAAGATTGGTTCAAAGTCtgtgatcgtggcttttagtcTAATCCGATAGCCAAAACACTTTTgcctgaaacagcgccctcttgtggattaaCCTCCGTCATTAACGTAAGATCACAAGTTAGGCCGTTTGATAGCCACATGTACATGCAATCTTTGGGTAGAGTCTTGTGTGGCTGATGTTGATGTGATCTCATCAGACATGAAATGAAGTCTAAGGTTCTCCCCGTCCACACATGTTTTACTTAAATGTATGACTTCTTAAACATCAgttaaccgctgatttcacaaagactagaATAATTGTCTAGTTACtgtgaatcacaatttcttgatttgtgcaattcataatcatagacgttaaaccaatgtttgtatgagagagattggttgttgccagcttggcgtttatatccccctgtgggagtttgcagagttcccttgacgggagaTCATCTAAACTATCAAACAAACAAGCTAATTTGAGTGATCTTTGCAACCACACTCAGGCCCGATACCAAATGCAGGCAACATGACCAATTGTATTTAGTATGCCCCCGGGGTCAAGGCACTGGTGCATCTTGATTGTTCCAGTACACTTAAACTGCCCTCGTAGTAGAGGCGCCCATTACGACATAAAACCTGTGTTGTCTATCAACGAAGTAATAGGCCAGCACAAGTGTTCGAGATCATCCTCTACAACTGAACTCAGAAAAACTATCAACATTTGTTTCCACTTCAAAATAATAACTATAATGGTGCTCATTCTTACAACTCACATGTTATTGGTCCTGCCATCTCGatcattttttaacaaagataATGTCTTATTtaaagttcatagatttacaaataacttacagggtttatagaaggtaatggtgaaagacttcccttgaaatattattccatgaaatgctttactttttgaagaaagattaaaaaaattatcaattctcgatatcgagaataacagatttattttaaatacatgtcatgacacagcgaaaatgcggaaacaagagtgggttttctcgttattttcttccgactccgatgatcgattgaggctaagttttacaggtttgttattttaactaTAAGCTGTGATGCACGAAGTGtctgtgggcctttggaaaatactgtttaccgatgttgtgcgattgctttaaaacatTCCCCAACTATACTTAACCTTTacaggcagtgtacactattgtagactagcattcacagttggtgtatctcaacatgtttaaaataacaaacctgtgaaaatttgagctcaatcggtcatcgaagttgcgagataataatgacagaaaaaacaccttgttacacgaagttgtgtgcgtttagatggttgatttcgagacctcaagttctaaatccgaggtctcgaaatcaaattggtgaaaaattacttctttctcgaaaactatggcaattcagagggagccgtttctcacagtgttttatactatcaaactctccccgttactcgtcaccaagaaaggttttatgccaataattattttgagtaattaccaatagtgcccactgcctttaaagctgccaactctccctggttctgcagaaagttccctgaacaaaaaaaaaacatctttccataTTCTGAGGAACAAATTTGCAAAAGTCTCAATGATTATCAAACCTTTTTCccatattatgttgaatgtagtTCAACACATATTCcagattgttgtacaaaatttgattgtatttaatatgcaaatgttgacagctctaaaagtatacctttggatTTTTGGAACCGATTGATCATCAAAATTTTACATAGATGTATAcatagatgtatacaataaaactagcgccggtacgttaatccggaggtcgttggttcgaatcccactcaagtcaattctttgttcattcCCCAAAATcataaaactaacttgtgaacatttcatttcaaaaggtggtctgATTTTTTAGATATAATAACCAGAAATCCAGACCGAATATGTCCACGTGAAGAATGTCCCCGAataggaacacacaatctgagaagcgttactaaCAGTAACTCTCGTGGTCAAATTTGGGGTCGTACAAAGCTGATACTATTTCCAAAtgtacataaccacattactttgaaatgaaatgtttctcacaattctTTAATTTTACTATCAAAGTTGCTGTAGGCTTCAAACCAAAACTTTTTATTACCATTAATTGTTAAAGTGAGACCAAACTCATACCTTCCCTTAAACAAAGACGAGCTAAGTTTTGCAAAAGTTGACAATCTAATCACCCAAAATACAGTAACGGAATAGTTTTTATTCAGGCACGGTGGCCTGTCAATATTCTTACATTTTCATACCTCTCACTGTTGTTCCCCGTTTCGTTGAAAATTGATATATTATTCACAgctttttaaaactaatttctcGTCAAAATTCCCAATTCCTCTTTAATGAATTCTACAACTCCTCATGGCAAGTACAAAAATATATCCAGGCAAGACATCTTTTGGTGTAAACTTCTACAGATGATTATTTCTGCACAAAAGAAAAGACACAGATTTGTTTCGACATTAAATGTTTTACCCAAGAGCATCTGGGATAAAGGAGTTCTCACAGGAGAGGTTATATCGAGGTCTGCTCCTACTTCCTTCATCTTCTGTTCATTATAGGCCACTCCCACAAAGGCCACTCCTGTAGGCCACTCCTGTAGGCCACTCCCCTTATAGGCCACTCCCCTTATAGGCCACTCCCAAGAAGGCCAGTTCCTTAAAAGATAAAATGGTGATGTTGAGATTAGAGGAAAGgacacatgaaaaaaaaaagcattgaaAGGACAATTCCACACAGTGATTCAAATAGAACCCTTCCCgagaaatatgctaattacattcacgcatgcgtacaggccctattggttggcaaacgccatagagttgtgcactaagcagacgcgcaatcgcaattagccgtgtacaaaacagcgcaatatttcctcattttgccaaccaagatGTTAGTGTGCACGCGCTgtgtgtgcaatttacatatttcatgggaaggatCTATTAACTTTGACCACagtaaaaataacaattatacgCAATTCTTTTAAAGCGTCTCAAAGAAAAACGATGGGTGTGCATCTTAAAAGAGTTATTGTGAGCGTTTGAAAGCATTACAATGAGCCTCTTAAAACAACACGTGGGTTATCTTACAGCATTATCATGAACGCTATAA
This region of Asterias rubens chromosome 18, eAstRub1.3, whole genome shotgun sequence genomic DNA includes:
- the LOC117302078 gene encoding trypsin-like, which encodes MTKKIKIRCGASLIHNNWVVTAAHCAPDDTSVVARVGLGYHERDQHDGPNQQVITGKWILHPDFGTGGHNLNNDIALIQLDTPAVYNSDVQPISISFSPPKEGLEMLVSGWGRLEKASVMESPIALNEVIVYANSLQECTNAFKQLTPNMFCAGVSSGGKGSCQGDSGGPIVSNFAKSSHVSEVRLRGIVSWGIGCALAKYPGVYTKISNYCTWINEKTNGDVTCV